Proteins found in one Thalassomonas actiniarum genomic segment:
- a CDS encoding DNA polymerase II encodes MKNGFLLTRQSQDLGHGTVITLWLKTAQGAVKLLIENEQSVFFVINNQVALAKKLLNEQQIAAAKTAPLALKTFGQDEVTGFYFNTMRDFYSARECLKTGGVKCYEDDFRPDDRYLMERFITAGIAFVGGEGAGDERLREVNSSDGSGNQYLEVANARCRAQQVDIDLVMISIDIECAMDGTLYSIGAYSDTCQKVFMIGPAPTDTDGNTDSAGANYIVWIENEVQLLHIFLAWLRDYDPDIIIGWNVINFDMDLLQKRCDKYGISFTIGRDNKPAYWRKNKNSEQKYLEIAGRVVLDGIDVLKTATYNFPSFTLDYVANVLLGVGKKVDDVDNRIKEITDNFLYNKPALAAYNLEDCRLVWLIFEQTLLLDFAKLRAQLTGLAIDRVGGSVAAFTNLYLPKLHRSGYVAPNMGDGHSSLVSPGGYVMDSIPGLYTNVLVLDFKSLYPSIIRTFKIDPMGMVEGLATPDTSIPGFDGAYFSREQHFLPDIIESLWSERDKAKREKNAALSQAIKIIMNSFYGVLGSNGCRFYDPRLSGSITKRSHAILKTTKEWIEDKGYKVIYGDTDSIFVDISADYNQEQSRALGKELQDVINEKWQQTISEKYGLHSQLEIEFETHFSKFLMPTIRGLDVGTKKRYAGLVENNGEQKIIFKGLESVRTDWTELAKIFQRELYHRVFNNLEVADYVKEMVAKTRAGEFDGCLVYRKRLRRKLKDYVKNVPPHVKAARLADEQNAKEGKPLKYQNKGWVEYLLTLNGPQTKEQLSAALDYDLYIERQLEAVADAILPFIGTSFAEITDAQLSLFS; translated from the coding sequence GTGAAAAATGGTTTTCTGCTTACCCGCCAATCGCAGGATCTCGGCCACGGCACAGTGATCACCCTGTGGTTAAAAACGGCGCAGGGGGCGGTAAAATTACTGATAGAAAATGAACAGTCGGTCTTTTTTGTTATCAACAACCAGGTAGCCTTGGCTAAAAAGCTGTTAAACGAGCAGCAGATAGCAGCGGCGAAAACCGCCCCTTTAGCCTTAAAAACCTTCGGCCAGGATGAGGTTACGGGTTTTTATTTTAATACCATGCGCGACTTTTACAGCGCCCGGGAGTGTTTAAAAACCGGCGGGGTTAAATGTTATGAAGACGACTTTCGCCCGGACGACCGTTATTTGATGGAGCGTTTTATTACCGCCGGAATCGCTTTTGTCGGCGGGGAAGGGGCTGGTGACGAGCGTTTACGTGAAGTAAATAGCAGCGATGGCTCGGGCAATCAATACCTTGAAGTAGCCAATGCCCGTTGCCGGGCACAGCAGGTAGATATTGATTTGGTGATGATATCAATCGATATTGAATGTGCCATGGACGGAACCCTCTATTCCATAGGCGCCTACAGCGATACCTGCCAGAAAGTATTTATGATAGGCCCGGCGCCGACCGATACTGATGGCAATACGGACAGCGCAGGGGCTAACTATATTGTCTGGATAGAAAATGAAGTGCAGCTGCTGCATATCTTTTTAGCCTGGCTGCGCGATTATGATCCCGACATTATCATCGGCTGGAATGTCATTAACTTTGATATGGACCTGCTGCAAAAACGCTGCGATAAATATGGCATCAGTTTTACCATAGGCCGCGACAATAAACCCGCCTACTGGCGTAAAAATAAAAACAGCGAACAAAAATACCTGGAAATTGCCGGACGTGTGGTGCTTGACGGCATTGATGTTTTAAAAACCGCAACCTATAACTTCCCGAGTTTCACCCTAGATTATGTCGCCAATGTCTTGCTGGGCGTAGGGAAAAAAGTCGACGATGTCGATAATCGCATCAAAGAAATTACCGATAACTTTCTCTATAACAAACCGGCGCTGGCAGCCTATAACCTGGAAGACTGCCGTCTGGTATGGCTGATATTCGAGCAAACCTTGCTGCTCGATTTTGCCAAACTCAGGGCACAACTAACCGGGCTGGCGATTGATCGGGTTGGCGGCTCGGTGGCGGCCTTTACCAATTTGTACCTGCCGAAATTACACCGCAGCGGTTATGTTGCCCCCAACATGGGCGACGGTCATTCCTCCCTGGTATCACCCGGCGGTTATGTGATGGACTCTATTCCAGGGCTTTATACCAATGTACTGGTGCTGGATTTTAAAAGCCTGTACCCGAGCATTATCCGCACCTTTAAAATTGACCCTATGGGTATGGTAGAGGGCTTGGCAACACCGGATACCAGTATCCCGGGATTTGACGGTGCTTATTTTTCCCGTGAGCAGCACTTTCTGCCCGATATTATCGAATCGCTATGGTCGGAGCGTGACAAAGCCAAGCGGGAGAAAAATGCCGCCTTGTCGCAGGCGATTAAAATTATCATGAATTCTTTTTACGGCGTGCTCGGCTCCAATGGTTGCCGCTTCTATGATCCGCGTCTGTCAGGCTCCATTACCAAGCGTAGTCATGCGATATTAAAAACGACCAAGGAATGGATCGAAGACAAGGGCTACAAGGTGATATACGGCGATACCGACTCGATATTTGTCGATATCAGTGCCGATTATAACCAAGAGCAGAGCAGGGCATTGGGCAAGGAGTTACAGGATGTAATCAATGAAAAGTGGCAACAAACCATTAGTGAAAAATATGGTTTGCACAGCCAGCTGGAAATTGAGTTTGAAACCCATTTCAGTAAGTTTTTAATGCCCACCATCCGCGGCCTGGATGTCGGTACGAAAAAACGTTATGCCGGGTTAGTGGAAAATAACGGCGAGCAAAAAATCATCTTCAAAGGACTGGAAAGTGTGCGCACCGACTGGACCGAGCTGGCGAAAATATTCCAGCGGGAGTTATACCACAGGGTATTCAACAACCTGGAAGTGGCGGATTATGTTAAAGAGATGGTGGCGAAAACCCGTGCGGGAGAGTTTGATGGCTGCCTGGTTTACCGTAAACGGCTCAGGCGAAAACTGAAAGATTATGTGAAGAATGTGCCGCCCCATGTGAAAGCCGCCCGGCTGGCGGATGAGCAAAATGCTAAAGAAGGTAAACCGTTAAAGTATCAGAATAAGGGCTGGGTGGAATATTTGCTGACCTTAAACGGGCCGCAAACCAAAGAGCAATTGTCGGCAGCACTGGATTATGATCTTTATATCGAGCGCCAGCTGGAGGCTGTTGCCGATGCGATTTTGCCTTTTATCGGTACCAGCTTTGCTGAAATTACCGATGCTCAGTTGAGCTTGTTTTCTTAG
- a CDS encoding PhzF family phenazine biosynthesis protein, which produces MTNIEVTLVNSFTENGKGGNPAGVVLNADQLSDAQKLKIAQAVGYSETAFVSSDDEVDYEVSFFTTTGEVDFCGHATLATFSTMYKKGLIAAGSYIQRTKAGILPVSIEPDGKVVMDQQLPQKLDSFSYQEISNVIGIESHILASTKLPIEVVSTGLPDVIIPVPNGYLDVIVPDDELIAGFCKKHKVVGFHVFELCDPESELTASCRNFAPLFGISEESATGSSSGALACYLTEHLTLGSDYVFEQGRAMNCTSIITASVKSDNSTVINVKVGGFASNIDTVAISV; this is translated from the coding sequence TTGACGAATATTGAAGTTACATTAGTAAACTCATTTACTGAAAATGGAAAAGGCGGAAACCCTGCTGGTGTTGTTCTTAACGCTGACCAGCTGTCGGATGCTCAAAAACTAAAAATTGCACAAGCAGTAGGGTATTCAGAAACGGCTTTTGTTTCCAGTGATGACGAAGTTGATTATGAGGTCTCTTTCTTTACTACAACGGGAGAAGTCGACTTTTGTGGCCATGCTACGCTCGCTACTTTTTCAACTATGTACAAAAAGGGCCTTATTGCAGCGGGCTCTTATATTCAACGCACAAAAGCTGGAATATTACCTGTGTCCATTGAGCCAGATGGTAAGGTAGTCATGGACCAGCAATTACCTCAAAAATTAGATAGCTTTTCATATCAAGAAATTTCAAATGTTATTGGCATTGAAAGTCATATACTCGCAAGCACGAAGTTACCTATTGAAGTTGTTTCGACAGGGCTGCCTGATGTGATTATTCCTGTGCCTAACGGCTATTTAGATGTAATAGTGCCTGATGATGAACTGATCGCGGGCTTCTGCAAAAAGCATAAAGTTGTTGGTTTTCATGTTTTTGAGCTTTGTGATCCGGAAAGTGAACTTACGGCAAGCTGTCGTAATTTTGCGCCATTATTTGGTATCTCAGAAGAATCCGCTACAGGTAGCTCTAGTGGGGCTTTAGCGTGTTATCTTACCGAACATCTAACTTTAGGTAGTGATTATGTTTTTGAACAAGGCAGGGCTATGAATTGTACTTCAATAATTACGGCATCTGTTAAGTCTGATAATTCAACGGTAATCAATGTAAAGGTTGGTGGTTTTGCAAGTAATATCGATACAGTGGCCATCTCCGTATAA
- a CDS encoding acyltransferase family protein → MEIRKLNTLRGIAAIIVFLTHFSDITNWLDGALGGGSGAYGVMLFFLLSGFLMSYLYLDREFNKANIKAYFLARAARVLPLYLAIVFCSYFLSLADNNSLYNIPDFNTLLGHLFFIYGESVLWSIPPEIQFYFIFIIFWAFAKSRTGYIYLSIFAVMIFLFLTNFPRISGDINGVPYNVFNVLRSLPFFFVGVIFGMHYKSLKTPDYLRKHWFILALCLIPLMYPGLSPVTSDAKRKMWLSYEVLLVMSSVFFCIVFLVPNNNILLANKFGDFIGKISYSLYLLHMPIIAKVNQFDLSIEFKLLMSFVLSIFAAYISFRYFERPVAKLIRSAASDKSSQQDASKAVTSA, encoded by the coding sequence TTGGAAATTAGGAAGTTAAACACTTTGCGGGGCATAGCCGCAATAATCGTTTTCTTAACTCACTTTAGTGATATTACCAATTGGCTTGATGGTGCTTTAGGTGGCGGCTCAGGAGCATATGGTGTGATGCTCTTCTTCTTATTGAGTGGATTTTTAATGTCTTATCTCTATTTAGACAGAGAGTTTAATAAGGCTAATATCAAGGCTTATTTTTTAGCCCGAGCCGCCAGGGTGCTCCCCTTGTACCTGGCTATTGTTTTCTGCTCCTATTTTTTATCTCTGGCAGATAATAACAGTTTATATAACATACCTGACTTTAATACGTTATTAGGGCACTTATTCTTTATATATGGTGAAAGTGTCCTTTGGTCGATTCCTCCGGAAATACAGTTTTATTTCATTTTTATTATTTTTTGGGCATTTGCGAAGAGCAGGACCGGTTATATTTATCTGTCTATCTTTGCCGTTATGATTTTTCTATTTTTAACCAATTTTCCGCGGATAAGTGGTGACATTAACGGTGTCCCATATAACGTTTTTAACGTGCTAAGAAGCTTACCTTTCTTTTTCGTTGGGGTTATCTTTGGCATGCACTATAAATCCTTAAAAACCCCGGACTACCTTAGAAAACATTGGTTCATATTGGCGCTTTGTTTAATTCCGTTAATGTATCCCGGGCTGAGTCCTGTTACTTCCGATGCCAAAAGAAAAATGTGGCTAAGCTACGAAGTACTGCTTGTAATGAGCTCGGTCTTCTTTTGCATAGTATTCTTAGTGCCCAATAATAATATTTTATTAGCTAATAAGTTTGGTGACTTCATTGGAAAGATATCTTACTCCTTGTATTTGTTGCATATGCCAATAATTGCAAAAGTAAATCAGTTTGATTTATCCATTGAGTTCAAGCTGTTAATGTCTTTTGTATTAAGTATTTTTGCGGCATATATATCGTTTAGGTACTTTGAGAGGCCTGTTGCAAAGTTAATACGAAGCGCAGCATCTGACAAATCAAGTCAGCAGGACGCCAGCAAAGCTGTGACCTCCGCTTGA
- a CDS encoding SymE family type I addiction module toxin yields the protein MAEYHHTSEPGSAKVKYPIYRQLTVLETTCESAGKTRGIGINYVPVHLEPCLVLRGKWLRQAGFPVGHKVSVVINQQEIIIKPKHVTPG from the coding sequence ATGGCTGAGTATCATCATACGTCAGAGCCAGGCTCGGCAAAAGTAAAATATCCTATTTATCGACAACTTACCGTGTTGGAGACCACCTGCGAGTCAGCAGGCAAAACCCGCGGCATCGGCATTAACTATGTTCCGGTTCATCTTGAACCTTGCCTTGTGCTCAGGGGCAAGTGGCTGCGGCAGGCGGGTTTTCCTGTTGGCCACAAAGTCAGTGTCGTGATAAATCAGCAAGAAATTATCATTAAACCTAAGCACGTCACGCCAGGATAA
- a CDS encoding GNAT family N-acetyltransferase: protein MITKLENSNEIVASQIYSIFQNSYKVEAQLIGVVDFPPLSRSVKDIANSKTDFYGFSDNNCLAAIIEITVEDKHLEIHSLTVDPMFFRKGLAGKLISYALEAFDYTDATVETAVVNEPAINLYKKHGFVEFKRWTPSHGIEKLAMSVQ, encoded by the coding sequence ATGATAACAAAACTTGAAAATTCGAATGAGATTGTTGCCAGTCAAATTTATAGTATTTTTCAAAACTCTTATAAAGTTGAAGCCCAACTTATCGGTGTTGTTGATTTTCCGCCACTATCACGAAGTGTTAAAGACATAGCCAATTCAAAAACTGATTTTTATGGTTTTAGTGATAATAATTGTCTCGCCGCCATTATTGAAATAACAGTCGAAGACAAGCACCTGGAAATTCATAGTTTAACCGTTGACCCAATGTTTTTTAGAAAAGGTCTCGCAGGCAAATTGATAAGTTATGCACTGGAAGCCTTTGACTATACCGATGCCACTGTAGAAACCGCTGTTGTCAATGAGCCGGCAATTAATTTATACAAGAAACATGGTTTTGTTGAGTTTAAAAGGTGGACCCCGTCACATGGCATTGAAAAACTCGCTATGTCGGTTCAATAA
- a CDS encoding alpha/beta hydrolase, which yields MTCLDEQFNLRKRHPLGRVHLLANKLQSCVARLTLRKSLDISYGHSSGEKVDIFPAAHPNAPVFFFIHGGYFRALDKRQYNYIAKPFVAAGCTVVLINYDLAPAVSVKDIIGQNIKAFKWVRENISRWNGNPGNIVLCGHSVGAFLVAKILEFDWEQEVRQSISGAALLSGLYDLSNMKQSYLNKSVRLSDDDVATLSPMFADTSGFPSVIVAVGEDETEEFVEQSQTYAKKLQASKSLDECLLLKSKNHYTVSRLLGNRNNALMKKILGMCAVN from the coding sequence ATGACCTGTCTTGATGAGCAATTTAATCTCCGTAAGCGACATCCTCTGGGCAGAGTCCATTTGTTAGCGAATAAGCTACAAAGCTGTGTGGCAAGATTAACTTTAAGGAAATCGTTGGATATCAGCTATGGTCATAGCTCAGGTGAGAAAGTGGATATATTTCCCGCAGCGCACCCTAATGCACCGGTGTTTTTTTTCATTCATGGCGGGTATTTCAGGGCGCTCGACAAAAGACAGTACAACTATATTGCGAAACCTTTTGTGGCTGCAGGATGTACGGTCGTTTTAATCAATTATGACTTGGCTCCTGCGGTTAGCGTGAAGGACATTATCGGGCAGAATATAAAGGCATTTAAGTGGGTTCGCGAGAATATTAGTCGCTGGAATGGCAATCCCGGGAATATCGTTTTATGCGGGCATTCGGTAGGGGCCTTCCTTGTCGCAAAGATCCTTGAATTTGACTGGGAGCAGGAGGTGCGGCAGTCGATATCAGGCGCTGCTTTGCTCAGCGGACTATATGATTTATCTAATATGAAACAGTCATACTTAAACAAGTCTGTGAGACTGTCAGATGATGACGTCGCAACCTTAAGCCCAATGTTTGCCGATACAAGTGGCTTTCCATCTGTAATAGTTGCTGTGGGCGAAGATGAAACCGAAGAGTTTGTTGAACAGTCACAAACGTATGCTAAGAAGTTACAGGCATCTAAAAGCTTGGATGAGTGCCTGCTTTTAAAAAGTAAAAATCATTACACAGTATCTCGCCTGCTTGGCAACAGGAATAATGCCTTGATGAAAAAAATACTCGGTATGTGTGCTGTAAATTAA
- a CDS encoding GNAT family N-acetyltransferase, with protein sequence MFEVIEKVVDVDNFIRLRNITGLTPRPREAAIKALPNSLYGVHIKLDNQVVAMGRIVGDGALNFDIVDIAVQPEFQGQGLGRQIMQHIMDYLEQQAPKGAYICLMADVPALYEKFGFKLSRPRSEGMYIVK encoded by the coding sequence ATGTTCGAAGTGATAGAAAAAGTAGTTGATGTCGATAATTTTATTCGCCTGAGAAACATAACCGGGTTAACCCCCAGACCCAGGGAAGCAGCAATAAAAGCCTTGCCCAACAGTCTTTATGGCGTACATATTAAGCTAGACAATCAAGTGGTTGCCATGGGGCGTATCGTCGGTGACGGCGCGTTAAATTTCGATATTGTCGATATTGCCGTTCAACCTGAATTCCAGGGGCAGGGCCTAGGTCGGCAGATCATGCAGCATATTATGGACTATTTAGAGCAGCAGGCGCCCAAAGGTGCGTATATCTGTCTGATGGCCGATGTGCCGGCGCTTTATGAAAAATTTGGTTTTAAACTTTCCAGGCCCCGCAGTGAAGGCATGTATATTGTTAAATAA
- a CDS encoding DUF6265 family protein, with product MSNHVFYLAKVRHNKLAVPFKLTRCSKRSAVFENPEHDFPKKLHYQLQSENKLTVTVSNGQDKSFTINYDKQDAG from the coding sequence ATGTCGAATCACGTTTTCTACCTGGCAAAAGTGAGACATAACAAGCTTGCTGTCCCGTTTAAGCTCACCCGGTGTTCAAAACGTAGTGCCGTTTTTGAAAATCCGGAGCATGATTTTCCTAAAAAGTTACACTATCAGCTTCAGAGCGAGAATAAATTAACCGTGACCGTCAGTAATGGCCAAGATAAAAGTTTTACCATCAATTATGATAAGCAGGATGCCGGTTAA